The following coding sequences lie in one Sedimentibacter sp. MB35-C1 genomic window:
- a CDS encoding NADH:ubiquinone reductase (Na(+)-transporting) subunit F gives MNTIITTIIVVSCITAVLAALLTISSRTIGNYGEVVLTINDDKEYVVNGGSSLLDTLRSERIFIPSACGGKGSCGYCKVKVIEGGGPVLATEKPLLTKEELEDSVRLSCQCKVKQNIKISIPEELFNVREYSAVVERTEQLTPTIKLLRFNFGNEEISFKPGQYIQLKAPAYEGNDEEVYRAYSIASSVTDKHAVELLIGYTGGIATTYVHHHLKEGDDVHVNGPYGDFYYHEDDGPIILAGAGTGMAPIMSILQFMADNNINRKVLFFFGARTMKDLFLLDKIKGFEEKLNDFKFVPTLSREESEEWHGEKGRVPAAIDKYIEKGENYSAYLCGSPAMIDSIVQALLLKDIPSEKIYYDKF, from the coding sequence ATGAATACAATAATAACCACTATAATTGTTGTAAGCTGTATTACCGCTGTGCTTGCCGCACTGCTTACAATATCCAGCAGAACAATAGGAAATTACGGCGAAGTAGTGCTTACCATAAATGATGATAAGGAGTATGTTGTCAATGGAGGCAGCAGTCTTTTAGACACTCTGCGTTCAGAAAGAATTTTTATTCCGTCCGCATGCGGTGGAAAAGGCTCCTGCGGATACTGCAAGGTCAAAGTTATCGAAGGCGGAGGCCCTGTGCTTGCAACTGAAAAGCCTTTGCTGACAAAGGAAGAGCTTGAAGATAGCGTAAGATTGTCCTGCCAATGCAAGGTAAAACAGAATATAAAAATCAGCATACCTGAAGAACTTTTCAATGTAAGGGAATATTCTGCGGTTGTTGAAAGAACTGAACAGCTTACACCTACCATAAAACTGCTGAGATTTAATTTTGGCAATGAAGAAATAAGCTTTAAACCTGGACAGTATATTCAGTTAAAAGCTCCTGCATACGAGGGTAACGACGAAGAGGTTTACAGAGCTTATTCAATAGCATCGTCCGTAACCGACAAGCATGCCGTAGAACTGCTGATAGGCTATACCGGAGGAATTGCAACAACATATGTACACCACCACCTGAAGGAAGGTGATGACGTGCATGTGAACGGACCTTACGGTGATTTTTATTACCATGAGGACGATGGACCTATTATACTTGCCGGAGCAGGAACAGGCATGGCTCCGATTATGTCAATTCTTCAGTTTATGGCGGACAATAACATTAACAGAAAAGTACTGTTTTTCTTTGGAGCAAGGACTATGAAGGATTTGTTCCTGCTGGATAAAATTAAGGGTTTTGAGGAAAAGCTTAATGACTTTAAATTTGTTCCTACACTTTCTCGAGAAGAATCCGAAGAGTGGCATGGTGAGAAAGGACGTGTTCCTGCAGCCATTGACAAATATATAGAGAAGGGCGAAAATTATTCTGCATATCTGTGCGGAAGTCCTGCAATGATTGACTCAATAGTTCAGGCTCTGCTTCTCAAGGATATACCATCAGAGAAAATTTATTACGATAAATTCTGA
- a CDS encoding HAD family hydrolase, giving the protein MNKKPIIAIMYDFDKTLSPKDMQEYGFISGLGMNSEEFWEKSRMNMVNHNMDQILAYMLTILQEAEGRMLLTREVFNELGRDVKLFDGLDTWFKRVNEYGRSLGVVVEHYIISSGLKEIIQGTEIAREFKEIYAAEYCYNEKNIPIWPAMAVNYTSKTQFLFRINKGVLDVTEHKGLNESTPEEKKRVPFRNMVYVGDGLTDVPCMKLVKSNGGHSIAVYSQEKNVADSLMAQGRVDFAVPADYSKNSQIEKIIFAILDQVRAVHRTIQLQKKK; this is encoded by the coding sequence ATGAACAAAAAGCCGATTATTGCAATAATGTACGATTTTGATAAAACATTATCTCCAAAAGATATGCAGGAGTATGGCTTTATAAGCGGTCTTGGTATGAATTCTGAGGAATTTTGGGAAAAAAGCAGGATGAACATGGTTAATCACAACATGGATCAAATACTTGCATACATGCTTACAATACTGCAGGAAGCTGAGGGCAGAATGCTTCTGACAAGAGAGGTTTTCAATGAGCTGGGCAGAGATGTTAAGCTATTTGACGGTCTCGATACATGGTTTAAACGTGTTAATGAATACGGCAGGAGTCTGGGAGTTGTTGTAGAGCATTATATTATTTCCTCCGGATTGAAGGAGATAATTCAGGGAACAGAAATTGCCCGTGAATTTAAGGAAATATATGCTGCTGAATATTGCTACAATGAAAAAAATATACCCATATGGCCGGCAATGGCCGTAAACTACACCAGCAAGACTCAATTTTTGTTCAGAATAAACAAGGGAGTGCTTGATGTAACAGAGCACAAGGGATTAAACGAATCAACACCTGAGGAGAAAAAAAGAGTTCCTTTCAGAAACATGGTATATGTAGGAGACGGTCTGACGGATGTTCCTTGCATGAAACTGGTAAAAAGCAACGGAGGACATTCCATAGCGGTATATTCCCAAGAGAAAAATGTGGCTGACAGTTTAATGGCGCAGGGCAGGGTGGATTTTGCCGTGCCCGCGGACTATTCAAAAAACAGTCAAATTGAAAAAATTATTTTTGCAATACTGGACCAGGTAAGGGCAGTCCACAGGACTATACAGCTTCAGAAAAAGAAGTGA
- the nudC gene encoding NAD(+) diphosphatase, which yields MIQDIAPKVFYNNYKNKKAEPQYLFLSYDEDMVLVREDKDKLWYPSFSDYEKEFPHLADKSQFLFNIDNINYFMVDEKGLDSVDGWVYVSTNKFRTETKYWRSFAGAVGRQLNRWYTNHRFCSKCGNPTKKSDMERMLYCESCGFHTYPTISPCVIVAVHNGSKLLLTKYAGRSYSRYALIAGFAEIGESLEQTVHREVQEEVGLKVKNLKFYKSQPWPFTDTLLSGFYAELDGDDTITLDKNELAVGEWLDRKDIPPADLKISLTGEMMEAFRTGTIEL from the coding sequence ATGATTCAGGATATAGCTCCAAAAGTTTTTTACAATAATTATAAAAATAAAAAGGCTGAGCCACAATATTTGTTTCTCTCCTACGACGAAGATATGGTACTTGTCAGAGAGGACAAAGACAAGCTGTGGTATCCTTCTTTTTCTGATTATGAAAAAGAATTTCCACATCTGGCAGACAAGTCACAGTTTCTTTTTAATATTGACAATATCAACTATTTCATGGTAGATGAAAAGGGCCTGGATTCGGTCGATGGTTGGGTCTATGTAAGCACAAATAAATTCAGAACTGAAACAAAGTACTGGCGTTCATTTGCCGGCGCTGTGGGACGCCAACTTAACCGTTGGTATACCAACCACCGATTCTGCAGCAAATGCGGCAATCCTACTAAAAAATCAGACATGGAAAGAATGCTTTATTGCGAATCCTGCGGATTTCATACATACCCTACTATTTCTCCATGCGTCATAGTAGCCGTGCACAACGGAAGCAAGCTTTTGCTCACTAAGTATGCAGGACGCAGCTACAGCAGATATGCATTGATTGCAGGCTTTGCCGAAATAGGTGAAAGTCTGGAACAGACCGTTCACAGGGAAGTTCAGGAGGAAGTAGGTTTAAAGGTTAAAAACCTGAAGTTCTATAAAAGCCAGCCATGGCCGTTTACTGATACTCTCCTTTCAGGATTTTATGCAGAACTTGACGGTGATGACACTATTACACTTGATAAAAATGAGCTTGCTGTCGGAGAATGGCTTGACAGAAAAGACATCCCTCCGGCGGATTTAAAAATAAGCCTCACCGGAGAAATGATGGAAGCATTCAGGACAGGCACTATTGAATTGTAA
- a CDS encoding DUF1904 family protein: MPALKLNAIDAKRALTISKGLIDELQELLQCPRDYFSIEVPQSKYIMDGKFVGGPHMVEVYWFDRGQEVQDKAAAIITKHMSTIGYKSLDIIFHMLEKNKYYENGEHF, encoded by the coding sequence ATGCCAGCATTAAAACTAAATGCTATAGATGCAAAAAGAGCATTAACAATAAGTAAAGGGTTGATAGATGAGCTTCAAGAACTGCTTCAGTGCCCTAGAGACTATTTCAGCATAGAGGTTCCTCAGTCCAAGTATATAATGGACGGAAAATTTGTAGGAGGACCGCATATGGTGGAAGTTTATTGGTTTGACAGAGGCCAGGAGGTGCAGGATAAGGCTGCGGCAATAATTACTAAGCACATGAGTACAATAGGATATAAAAGTTTGGATATAATTTTTCATATGCTTGAAAAAAATAAATATTACGAGAACGGGGAACATTTCTAG
- a CDS encoding MalY/PatB family protein: protein MKYDFTSIIDRQGKDAIAVDLAHGLGPGLPKEGFDVIPMWVADMNFPALPAIQEAIIERVKHPMFGYFLPRQEYFDSIINWQEKRNGVTGLEAKHIGYENGVLGCVMSAIDSFSAPGDYVLLHSPTYIGFTKTLENSGRRIIHSDLVQDEEGVWRMDYEDMEAKIKAYKIHAAIFCSPHNPCGRVWERKEIEMAMEIYKRNDCIVISDEIWSDITLYGNKHIPTQSVSEDAKNRTIAVYAPSKTFNLAGLIGAYHIIYSNYLRDRVRSQSGKSHYNSMNVLSMHALIGAYKPEGHEWVEELREVIAENVDYAYKHIVDNYKGVKLFKPQGTYMLYLECEEWCSEHNMTLDELYKAGTDVGVSWQDGRPFNHSCTLRMNLALPKSRVIEAFDRLDKYVFNVNK from the coding sequence ATGAAGTATGATTTTACCAGCATTATTGACAGACAGGGAAAGGACGCTATAGCTGTCGATTTGGCACATGGATTAGGCCCTGGACTGCCAAAGGAAGGATTCGATGTAATACCGATGTGGGTTGCAGATATGAATTTTCCTGCACTCCCTGCAATTCAGGAAGCAATAATTGAGCGTGTAAAACATCCGATGTTTGGATATTTTCTGCCGAGGCAGGAATATTTTGATTCAATTATTAATTGGCAGGAAAAACGAAACGGTGTAACCGGATTAGAGGCAAAGCACATAGGATATGAGAACGGAGTTCTTGGATGTGTTATGTCTGCCATCGATTCATTTTCTGCGCCGGGAGATTATGTGCTGCTTCATTCGCCTACATATATAGGATTTACTAAAACTTTGGAAAACAGCGGCCGAAGAATTATTCATTCAGATCTTGTACAGGATGAAGAAGGCGTATGGCGCATGGATTACGAGGACATGGAAGCTAAAATTAAGGCTTACAAGATTCATGCGGCAATATTCTGCTCACCACACAATCCATGCGGTCGGGTATGGGAACGTAAAGAAATCGAGATGGCAATGGAAATTTACAAAAGAAATGACTGCATAGTTATTTCCGATGAAATATGGAGTGATATTACACTTTACGGCAACAAGCATATTCCTACACAAAGTGTGAGCGAGGATGCAAAAAACCGTACTATTGCCGTGTATGCTCCGAGCAAGACATTTAACCTCGCCGGTCTGATAGGCGCATATCATATAATATACAGCAATTATCTTCGTGACCGGGTAAGATCACAGAGCGGCAAATCACACTACAACAGTATGAATGTTCTTTCGATGCATGCACTTATTGGAGCGTACAAACCTGAAGGGCATGAATGGGTTGAAGAACTGAGGGAAGTAATAGCTGAAAATGTTGATTATGCATACAAACATATAGTTGATAATTATAAGGGAGTTAAGCTGTTTAAGCCTCAGGGAACATATATGCTTTACCTTGAATGCGAGGAATGGTGCAGTGAGCATAACATGACATTGGACGAGCTTTACAAGGCCGGAACAGATGTTGGAGTAAGCTGGCAGGACGGACGTCCTTTTAACCACTCGTGCACATTGCGAATGAACCTGGCTCTGCCAAAATCACGAGTAATTGAAGCGTTTGATCGCCTTGATAAATATGTTTTTAATGTAAATAAATAG
- a CDS encoding NADH:ubiquinone reductase (Na(+)-transporting) subunit E, whose translation MIEVNPILIFFAAIFTSNMIFSNFLGMCSFIAVSKEIPTAIGLGISVTMVMTATTILNYMVYWTILVPFNLEYLMYIIFILVIAAFVQLLEMVLERYLPTLYYSLGIFLPLITVNCAILGVSLFMVTRSYDFMQTVGYSIGSGLGWALAITAMAGIRSKLNEKSIPEGLRGTPITLVITGIMALAFIGFSGMVQIQ comes from the coding sequence ATGATAGAAGTTAACCCTATATTAATATTTTTTGCAGCGATATTTACCAGCAACATGATTTTCTCAAACTTCTTGGGAATGTGTTCATTCATAGCTGTATCAAAAGAAATACCTACCGCCATAGGCCTTGGAATTTCCGTAACAATGGTTATGACCGCAACTACAATTTTAAACTACATGGTTTATTGGACAATCCTTGTTCCTTTTAATTTGGAATATTTGATGTATATAATATTTATCCTTGTTATTGCTGCTTTTGTCCAGCTCCTTGAAATGGTTCTGGAACGTTATCTGCCAACACTGTATTATTCCCTTGGAATATTTCTTCCGCTTATAACCGTTAACTGCGCCATACTTGGTGTATCACTGTTTATGGTTACAAGAAGCTATGATTTCATGCAGACAGTTGGGTATTCAATCGGCTCGGGATTAGGCTGGGCTCTTGCAATAACAGCTATGGCAGGAATAAGATCAAAACTGAATGAAAAATCCATACCCGAAGGCCTTAGAGGAACGCCTATAACTTTAGTTATTACAGGAATTATGGCGCTTGCATTTATCGGCTTCAGCGGCATGGTACAAATACAGTAG